The proteins below come from a single Miscanthus floridulus cultivar M001 chromosome 1, ASM1932011v1, whole genome shotgun sequence genomic window:
- the LOC136493420 gene encoding chitinase 8-like, producing the protein MARFAVVACAAAAAALLLGVAAADVASIITQDVYNQMLPNRDNPLCPANGFYTYDAFIQAASSFPGFGTSGSTYELNRRELAAFFGQTSHETTGGTRGAADQFQWGYCFKEEISKATSPPYYGRGPIQLTGQVNYQQAGDAIGQDLVSNPDLVSSDPVVSFKTAIWFWMTAQSPKPSCHDVILGNWAPSDADAAAGRVPGYGAITNIINGGIECGVGPNDANVDRIGYYQRYCDMFGVGYGDNLDCYSQQHF; encoded by the exons ATGGCGAGGTTTGCGGTCGTGGCGTGcgctgccgcggcggcggcgctgctgctgggcgtggcggcggcggacgTGGCGTCGATCATCACGCAGGACGTGTACAACCAAATGCTGCCCAACCGCGACAACCCGCTCTGCCCCGCCAACGGCTTCTACACCTACGACGCCTTCATCCAGGCCGCCAGCTCCTTCCCGGGGTTCGGCACCAGCGGCAGCACTTACGAGCTCAACAGGCGCGAGCTCGCCGCCTTCTTCGGCCAGACCTCCCACGAGACCACAGGTGGCACTAGAGGTGCTGCCGACCAGTTCCAGTGGGGTTACTGCTTCAAGGAGGAGATCAGCAAGGCGACCAGTCCTCCCTACTATGGACGGGGACCAATTCAACTGACAGG GCAGGTGAACTACCAGCAAGCCGGCGACGCGATAGGGCAGGACCTGGTGAGCAACCCGGACCTGGTGTCGTCGGACCCGGTGGTCTCCTTCAAGACGGCCATCTGGTTCTGGATGACGGCGCAGTCGCCCAAGCCGTCGTGCCACGACGTGATCCTGGGGAACTGGGCGCCGTCGGACGCCgacgcggcggcggggcgggtgCCCGGCTACGGcgccatcaccaacatcatcAACGGCGGGATCGAGTGCGGCGTGGGGCCCAACGACGCTAACGTCGACCGCATCGGGTACTACCAGCGCTACTGCGACATGTTCGGCGTCGGCTACGGCGACAACCTCGACTGCTACTCCCAGCAGCACTTCTGA
- the LOC136493431 gene encoding chitinase 8-like, with amino-acid sequence MARFAVVACAAAAAALLLGVAAADVASIITQDVYNQMLPNRDNPLCPANGFYTYDAFIQAASSFPGFGTSGSTDELNRRELAAFFGQTSHETTGGTRGAADQFQWGYCFKEEISKATSPPYYGRGPIQLTGQVNYQQAGDAIGQDLVSNPDLVSSDPVVSFKTAIWFWMTAQSPKPSCHDVILGNWAPSDADAAAGRVPGYGAITNIINGGIECGVGPNDANVDRIGYYQRYCDMFGVGYGDNLDCYSQQHF; translated from the exons ATGGCGAGGTTTGCGGTCGTGGCGTGcgctgccgcggcggcggcgctgctgctgggcgtggcggcggcggacgTGGCGTCGATCATCACGCAGGACGTGTACAACCAAATGCTGCCCAACCGCGACAACCCGCTCTGCCCCGCCAACGGCTTCTACACCTACGACGCCTTCATCCAGGCCGCCAGCTCCTTCCCGGGGTTCGGCACCAGCGGCAGCACTGACGAGCTCAACAGGCGCGAGCTCGCCGCCTTCTTCGGCCAGACCTCCCACGAGACCACAGGTGGCACTAGAGGTGCTGCCGACCAGTTCCAGTGGGGTTACTGCTTCAAGGAGGAGATCAGCAAGGCGACCAGTCCTCCCTACTATGGACGGGGACCAATTCAACTGACAGG GCAGGTGAACTACCAGCAAGCCGGGGACGCGATAGGGCAGGACCTGGTGAGCAACCCGGACCTGGTGTCGTCGGACCCGGTGGTCTCCTTCAAGACGGCCATCTGGTTCTGGATGACGGCGCAGTCGCCCAAGCCGTCGTGCCACGACGTGATCCTGGGGAACTGGGCGCCGTCGGACGCCgacgcggcggcggggcgggtgCCCGGCTACGGcgccatcaccaacatcatcAACGGCGGGATCGAGTGCGGCGTGGGGCCCAACGACGCTAACGTCGACCGCATCGGGTACTACCAGCGCTACTGCGACATGTTCGGCGTCGGCTACGGCGACAACCTCGACTGCTACTCCCAGCAGCACTTCTGA
- the LOC136541143 gene encoding protein STRICTOSIDINE SYNTHASE-LIKE 5-like, translated as MAAGLGFLKAVPLALAPVVLAVVLYSPRDFSPAPMPPEYSYGPDVSAPRHERRALQHSERVGEGRLPGPEDLAYDGAGGWLYTGCADGWVRRVSVPGGDVEDWVRTGGRPLGVVLASDGGLIVADANIGLLKVSPDRKVELLTDSAEGLKFALTNGVGVAADGTIYFTDASYKYNIDNLMADFLEARPHGRLMSFDPSTRRTAVLARDLYFANGVSVSPDQSSLIYCETVMKRCSRYHIAGEKKGTIQKFIDNLPGFPDNIRYDGEGRYWIALSAGRTLQRDLLMKYPFIRKLVYLAEKFVVVPLARKNSGAMSVALDGKPVTMYSDQGLALTTGWLKVGEHLYYGSLTESYLRRIDLTKSSVESLE; from the exons ATGGCAGCGGGCCTCGGTTTCTTGAAGGCCGTGCCGCTGGCACTGGCGCCTGTCGTGCTCGCCGTCGTGCTGTACAGTCCCAGGGACTTCTCGCCGGCGCCGATGCCGCCAGAGTACTCGTACGGTCCCGACGTGTCCGCGCCGCGGCACGAGCGCCGCGCGCTTCAGCACAGCGAGCGCGTGGGCGAGGGGCGCCTCCCGGGCCCGGAGGACCTGGCGTACGACGGCGCCGGAGGGTGGCTGTACACGGGGTGCGCCGACGGGTGGGTCCGGAGGGTGAGCGTGCCTGGCGGGGACGTCGAGGACTGGGTCCGGACCGGCGGCCGCCCGCTTGGTGTCGTGCTCGCCTCCGACGGCGGTCTCATCGTCGCCGACGCCAACATC GGGTTGCTGAAGGTGAGCCCGGACAGGAAGGTAGAGCTGCTGACGGATTCGGCGGAGGGCCTCAAGTTCGCGCTGACCAACGGCGTGGGCGTCGCCGCCGACGGCACCATCTACTTCACGGACGCGTCGTACAAGTACAACATCGACAACCTCATGGCGGACTTCCTCGAGGCGCGGCCTCACGGGAGGCTGATGAGCTTCGACCCGTCCACGCGGCGGACGGCCGTGCTCGCGCGCGACCTCTACTTCGCCAACGGCGTCTCGGTGTCGCCGGACCAGAGCTCCCTCATCTACTGCGAGACCGTGAT GAAGAGGTGCTCGAGGTACCACATCGCCGGCGAGAAGAAAGGCACCATCCAGAAGTTCATCGACAACCTGCCGGGATTTCCCGACAACATCCGTTACGACGGGGAAGGCCGCTACTGGATTGCCCTGTCCGCG GGGAGGACTCTTCAGCGGGACTTGCTGATGAAGTACCCTTTCATCCGGAAGCTGGTGTACCTCGCGGAGAAGTTCGTGGTGGTTCCCCTTGCGAGGAAGAACTCCGGGGCCATGAGCGTGGCTCTCGACGGGAAGCCGGTGACCATGTACAGTGACCAGGGCCTCGCCCTCACCACCGGCTGGCTCAAGGTCGGCGAGCATCTGTACTACGGGTCACTGACGGAGTCGTACCTCAGAAGGATCGACCTCACTAAATCTTCAGTCGAATCACTCGAGTGA